In one Suricata suricatta isolate VVHF042 chromosome 9, meerkat_22Aug2017_6uvM2_HiC, whole genome shotgun sequence genomic region, the following are encoded:
- the CCDC32 gene encoding coiled-coil domain-containing protein 32 isoform X1 has translation MKMFESIESTATKSGPDLWAEICSCLPNPDQEDGADNAFSDSFMDSYPAGTGQREAPEFTDQPAIKPWAPLQDSEVYLASLEKKLRRIKGLNQELTSKDMLRTLSQAKKECWDRFLQEKLASEFFVDGFDSDESTLEHFKRWLQPDKVAISTEEVQYLIPPESQVEKPAAGEEPAAAPQ, from the exons atgaaaatgtttgagaGCATTGAGTCTACAGCCACAAAATCTGGTCCTGATCTTTGGGCTGAAATCTGTTCCTGTCTGCCAAATCCTGACCAAGAAGATGGTGCCGACAATGCCTTCTCAGACTCCTTTATGGATTCTTACCCTGCAGGCACAGGCCAGAGGGAGGCCCCAGAGTTTACTGATCAGCCAGCTATAAAGCCTTGGGCTCCCTTGCAGGATTCAGAAGTATATTTAGCATCTCTAG agaagaaactgagaagaATCAAAGGTTTAAATCAGGAATTAACTTCTAAGGACATGCTTCGAACCTTGTCCCAAGCCAAGAAGGAATGCTGGGACCGATTCCTCCAGGAGAAGTTAGCATCAGAGTTCTTTGTGGATGGATTTGATTCTGATGAGAG CACCTTGGAACATTTCAAGAGGTGGCTCCAGCCAGATAAAGTAGCCATCAGTACAGAGGAGGTCCAGTATCTGATTCCTCCAGAGTCCCAGGTCGAGAAGCCAGCGGCCGGGGAGGAGCCAGCGGCAGCGCCACAGTAA
- the CCDC32 gene encoding coiled-coil domain-containing protein 32 isoform X2 — protein MKMFESIESTATKSGPDLWAEICSCLPNPDQEDGADNAFSDSFMDSYPAGTGQREAPEFTDQPAIKPWAPLQDSEVYLASLEKKLRRIKGLNQELTSKDMLRTLSQAKKECWDRFLQEKLASEFFVDGFDSDER, from the exons atgaaaatgtttgagaGCATTGAGTCTACAGCCACAAAATCTGGTCCTGATCTTTGGGCTGAAATCTGTTCCTGTCTGCCAAATCCTGACCAAGAAGATGGTGCCGACAATGCCTTCTCAGACTCCTTTATGGATTCTTACCCTGCAGGCACAGGCCAGAGGGAGGCCCCAGAGTTTACTGATCAGCCAGCTATAAAGCCTTGGGCTCCCTTGCAGGATTCAGAAGTATATTTAGCATCTCTAG agaagaaactgagaagaATCAAAGGTTTAAATCAGGAATTAACTTCTAAGGACATGCTTCGAACCTTGTCCCAAGCCAAGAAGGAATGCTGGGACCGATTCCTCCAGGAGAAGTTAGCATCAGAGTTCTTTGTGGATGGATTTGATTCTGATGAGAGGTAA